TGGGTCGACAATGTCATCATGAGAATCATGGATATTTTGTTTGCCTTTCCAGATATTTTATTAGCGTTAACCATTGTAGCTGTATTAGGTCCAAGCCTGCGAAATACAATGGTCGCAATTGGAATCGTATTTACTCCTGTGTTTACCAGAACGGTAAGAGCTGCCGTTATCTCCGTGAAGGAAATGGAATTTATTACGAGTGCCAGGTCCATTGGTGTGAAAACACATAAGGTCATTTTTAAGCATGTCTCCCCAAATATTTTAGCGCCGTTTATCGTGCAAATCACATTAGCATTATCTGGAGCTATCTTAACAGAAGCTGCTCTTAGCTTTTTAGGTCTCGGAATCCAACCACCAGAGCCATCATGGGGATCCATGTTGAATGCGAGTCGTCAGTATATGGAGATTGCACCGTGGATTGCGATATTCCCAGCCATCTTCATTATTATAACCATCTTTTGTTTTAACCTTTTAGGAGATAGTCTTCGAGATATTCTTGATCCAAAACTAAATTCATAGATGGCAGCGTTAGAAAGGAGTGAAGTTATGGATAATGTACTCGAGATAAAAAATCTCCATATAGATGTAAAAAAAGATGATTCCACCTATAATGTCGTGAAAGATGTAAATGTTTCGATTGGGAAGCAACAGATTTATGGCATTGTGGGGGAGTCAGGTAGTGGGAAAAGTTTAACGGCCTTATCCATTATGGGCTTACTTGCAAATCCACCTCTTCATGTCTCGAAAGGAAGTATTACATTTGAGGGCAATCGAGAGTTGTTGGATATGTCTTTTAAAGAGATGAAGAAAATCCGTGGAAAAGAAATTTCTATGATATTCCAAGAACCTATGACGGCATTGGACCCTTTGTTTACGATTCAAGACCAGTTAATGGAAGCGTTGAAATTCCATACAAAACTCTCGAAATCAGAAATGAAACAGGCATGTATGGATATTGTAGAACGAGTCGGCATTCCAAGGCCAAAAGAGGTTTTAAAAGATTATCCTCACCAACTCTCTGGAGGTATGCGTCAAAGGATTATGATTGCGATAGCTATGCTTTGTAATCCCAAATTGCTTCTAGCAGACGAACCAACCACTGCCCTGGATGTGACCATTCAAGCACAGATACTAGATTTGATGAAGGAGCTTCGAGAAGATTTTGAGACCTCTATTTTAATGATTACACACGACCTTGGTGTTATCGCGGAAACATGCCAGCGAGTAGCAGTCATGTATGCGGGAGAAGTTGTGGAAGAATCTGATGTGGTAAGCCTATTTCATTCCCCTAAACACCCTTATACAAAAGGGCTGCTGAAATCAATGGTGAGCGGTAATCGTCACGATGATTTGTATTCTATACCAGGTAAAGTCCCATCTGTAGACCAAATGCCTTCAGGTTGTAGGTTCGCTACTAGATGCCCACATGTTATGGATATATGTCATACCCAAACCCCACCTGTACAAGAGGTGGAAACAGATCACACGTGCCAATGCTGGTTGTATCAAGAGGAGCTGGTGAAAAATGGCTGAACCTTTATTGAAAATTGAAGAACTAGAAACATTTTTTCCTATCAAATCAGGTATCTTTAAACGGACTGTGGCTCATGTGAAAGCCGTGAACAATATAAGCTTTGATGTTAAAGAAAAGGAAACGTTTTCTCTTGTTGGTGAAAGTGGGTGCGGGAAGTCTACGCTTGGGAGGAGCATATTACGGATTTTAGAACCTACTGGGGGAAAGGTTCTTTTTGATAATGAGAATATATTAAATTATTCTTCTAGTGAACTACGTAAGCTAAGAAGAGATGTCCAGTTGGTTTTCCAGGATCCGTATAGCTCATTAAACCCAAGAATGTCCGTACGTGAGCTAGTGTCTGAACCACTATTTACACATTTCTCGATTAGTAAAGAAGAAGCCAATCAACAAGTCGATGAAATGCTTGAAAAAGTTGGCCTCCCTCTCGAACAAGCTGAACGGTATCCCCATCAATTTAGTGGTGGTCAAAGACAGCGAATCAGTATCGCAAGAGCCTTCATTTTAAAGCCGAAGTTTGTCGTAGCAGATGAGCCAGTCTCAGCACTTGATGTATCTATACAAGCGCAAATTTTAAAATTACTTATGCAGCTTCAAGAAGAATTCAATATGACGTATCTATTTATTTCACATGATTTAAATGTCGTAAAGCATATTAGCGATCGTGTTGGTGTCATGTACTTAGGAAAAATGATGGAAATGACCGATACGGATTCCATATATGATCAGCCACTCCATCCATATACACAAGCATTGCTATCAGCTGTCCCGAAATCAGATCCTTTAGAAGAAAAAGAGCGTGTCATTCTAAAAGGAGACGTACCTAGTCCAGCCAACCCACCAAGCGGTTGCCCATTCCATCAACGTTGTCCAAAGGCGATGGATGAATGTACAACGATAGAACCGGAATTTAAAGAAGTGAAGGAAAATCATTTTGTAGCCTGTCATTTATACTAATTATGGATGAGATCATCTCTTTGTAGATGATCTTTTTCTATATGGATGTGGATGGAGTGCGGATTGGCTGTGGAGTGGCACTGTGACGGCGGTGTCGCGGATATAATGTGCAGGTTGCCGATATATCCAGAAAGTCGCCGATACCTCGTAGGCAGGTGGGCGCGCATAGCATTATCGCCCCAAAATAGCGGTCGCTCTTATTTTGAAAAAGTCGCTCCAATTTTCGAAAACTCGCTCGCAAAGGGTCTCCAGCGCCCTCCGCATTCCCTTCCTCACACCCCAGTTGCTCCGAAATTCGAAATTCTGTCGGAAATCGAAAATTTCGCTCGCAACCTCTGCCCCTCCCGCCAGCTCTCACCCATCCCTATCCCCCATAAAATTTCATAAAACAAAATTACAAAAAAGGTATCATTTTCTGAAACAATGTTTTATACTCTTAATTAATAAGAATTATCTGAAAACGAGGTAGCCAATATGACTAGTCAACTACAACTGATCCAAGAACATCTTGAAACGTTAAAGCCTTCTGAGAAAAAAGTGGCAGCGTATATTTTACAGCAGCCGGAAGAGGTGATGAATTCATCCGTTCATAAGGTAGCCGAGCAGACAGAAGTGAGTGTGGCGACGATCGTTCGTCTGGCCAAGAAGCTGAATTGCAAGGGATTTCAGGATTTGAAATTAAAAATCGCCTATGACATGGCGAAAGGAAATCATGAGAAAGAGTACTATGAGGATATTCCGAAAGAGGATTCAATTCAAGGTCTGATGCACTCTGTATCGCAAAGTAATATCCAATCCATCCAAAATTCGATGCAGGTGTTATCGGAGGAAGAGTTGGAGAAGGCGATTGATCTCATCTCGAATGCCCGTATTGTTGCGATTTATGGCATTGGGGCGTCAGGGGTGATTGCACGAGATTTCAAGCAGAAGCTGACCCGTATCAATAAATGGTGCGAGGCTGCGGAGGATCGCGATACGCAGGTGACGATTTCCGCAAATTTAACGGAAGCGGATGTAGCGATTGGCGTCTCCTACTCAGGGCAAACGCTCGACATCATTGAATCGCTCAATGTTGCAAAGGAAAATGGTGCGAATATCATTTCCCTCACCAAATATGGGGAGAACGATGTGACTGCGCTGGCTGATGTGAAGTTGCAGACGACATCGCTTGAAGGAGATATTCGAAGCGGGGCGACGAGTTCGCGAATCGCGACGCTTAACGTAATCGATATGTTGTATCTTGGGGTGACTCGATTCAATAAGGAAGACAATATCGAAGCGCTTGAACGGACGAGAAAAGCAGTGGAGGTTTTGAAAAAGAATGTATGATGCTTACCTAACCAAGTTGGTGGAGGACGGGGAGCTTCCTGGAGGCGTTCTGCATATTCAGCACAAGGGAGTTTCCATTTTTGAAAAAGCATATGGTAGCTATCTGAATCGATACGAGGAGGAGCAGCCCATTCAACAGGATACCCTTTTTGACGTAGCTTCGTTAACAAAAATTATGGTGACGCTCCCAGCCATTTTAAAGCTTGTTGATCAAAGTCAGATAAAGCTGGACGATCCAATCCAAGTCTACATACCAGCATTCAAGCATAAAAACGTTACCATCTACCATGCCTTAACGCATACAACTGGATTACCAGCTGACTTAGGACGCATTAAACGAAATCAACCGCAAGATATCCTTCAGTTGATTGTAGAGAAGGATCTAATAGAGGAACCAGGTACCAAAACGGAATACAGTGACCTTGGCATGATTATGCTGGGGCACCTTGTTGAAAGGGTTAGTGGAATGAAGCTTGAAGATTTTGCAACGGAAAATCTCCTCAAACCATGGGGGTTAACGCAGACAATGTTTCATCCTAAGAACCAAACGAACATAGCATCCACTGAAAAAGTAAATGGCACCTACGTTCAAGGCGAGGTGCATGACGAAAAAGCCTACCATCTAGGTGGTGCTGGAGGTAGTGCGGGGGTATTTTCCACGGCAAAAGACGTAGCGAGATTCGGTCATTTGTGGCTGTATCCGCATAAGCAGGACGTCTTGTCGCCTGCACTGATGAAAAAAGCAGCTACTCATTTTTTCAATAATAGAGGCCTCGGATTTGAGGTTTGGAGTGGTGAAGGAAACGAGCTTTCGTGCGGAAGGAGGTGGTCAGAAGGTAGCTTTGGCCATACCGGGTTTACGGGCACAAGCTTATGGGTCGATCAACAGGAGGAGTTAGTGGTCGCATTGTTAACCAACGTCGTTCATTACGGGCGAAACCATAACATGAGACAAATTAGACCAGAACTTCATTCGTTGATTCATGAATCACTTATTTAATCAAAGGGGGAAAATAGTAATGAAATCTTTGAAAGCGTTTACGTTTATCGCATTGTTAGCTTTTGTTTTTATCCTATCGGCCTGTTCATCTGATAGTGAAGCAGGTGGAGAAGGCGATGGAGAAGGAGAAAATGCAAGTGAAGATACGGTTAAATTGACGATGGGAAGTTGGCGAACAGAAGACAAGGAAAGCTACCAAAAAGTTATTGATAAGTTCCAGGAAGAAAATCCGAACATAGAAGTTGAATTTAAGCCATCGAAAAATACCGAATACAACACGATTCTAAATACGGCTCTAAAAAGTGGAGAAGGGCCTGATATTATTCACCTTCGTCCGTATGCACCAGGAATTGAGCTTGCTGATAACGGCTACCTTGAACCACTAGATGATTTGGAAGGACTAGATAAATTCCCAGAATCCTCTTTAGCTGCATCTAAAGGATCGGACGGCAAACAATATGGAGTACCTTTGAATATAAGTACGACGCAGATTTTTTATAACAAAAAGATTTTTGAAGAGCTTAACCTAGAAGAACCGAAGACGTGGGAAGAGTTCATGCAAATAAACAAGACATTGAAAGAGGAAGGCTACACACCAATTTCTCTTGGTACAAAAGAAGGTTGGTTGCTGTCGTTAGCTCATGGCATGATTGGTCCAGCTCACTACGGCGCTAATGAATTCGTCGATAACATTACAGCTGGCGAAACATCGTTTACGAGTGACAAATTTGTGAATTCCATCAAGGCGATGGATGAGTTGAAGCCATACCTGCCTAAAAACTATGAAGGCCTAGGCATGGAAGATATCCGTACGATGTTCTTCACAGGGGATTCCGCAATGTTCCCAATGGGAAGCTGGGAAATCGAAGTCCTTCGTGAAATGAATCCTGATCTAGAATTAGACTTCTTCCCAATGCCATCTGCAGTTGGAAAAGAGCCAACAATCACGACATGGGTAGATGGATCGTACGCAATTAACGCCAACTCGGAGCATAAAGAAGCGGCGAAAAAGTTCCTTCAGTTCATGACAACAGAAGAGTTCGGAAAGATGTTTACAGAAGAATTCAAGATGATCAGCGCCATCCCTGGTATCGAATCTGAGGATCAGCTAGTAAACGATCTAGGTAAAGCAGCTGATGAAAACTCTACACCATACTTGTTCCTTGTTCACTTTTCGGGAGGAAATCCTTCTACGAAAACGACGATTGAAACAGAGCTACAAGGCATGTATCTAGGCGAGCGAACTCCTGAACAGGTTGCTGAAGCTGTACAGAAAAACGCAGAGTCTTGGTATGAACCATTACAAAAATAAGTAAGGGGCGGTGAATATGCAACTAGCAACGGATTCAGCTAAAGAAGTAAAGAAGCAGAAGAAACGGAACTGGAAAAGATGGTCCATCCATCTTTTCCCTATTCCCGCCTTACTCATTTATGGGTTATTTGTTGTGTACCCATTATTTGCAGCACTCACGTATAGTTTTTTTGACTGGAATGGCATGGTCCGAGGTGATTTTGTCGGGTTGAAAAATTTCAAGGATCTATTCACCCTGGAGCCATTCAGCGGGTACTTTTGGAATGCATTTGGACACAACATCCTTTATTTCGTTCTCCAGATGATTTTCCAAAATGGGCTGGCATTCG
This DNA window, taken from Pontibacillus yanchengensis, encodes the following:
- a CDS encoding serine hydrolase domain-containing protein, whose product is MYDAYLTKLVEDGELPGGVLHIQHKGVSIFEKAYGSYLNRYEEEQPIQQDTLFDVASLTKIMVTLPAILKLVDQSQIKLDDPIQVYIPAFKHKNVTIYHALTHTTGLPADLGRIKRNQPQDILQLIVEKDLIEEPGTKTEYSDLGMIMLGHLVERVSGMKLEDFATENLLKPWGLTQTMFHPKNQTNIASTEKVNGTYVQGEVHDEKAYHLGGAGGSAGVFSTAKDVARFGHLWLYPHKQDVLSPALMKKAATHFFNNRGLGFEVWSGEGNELSCGRRWSEGSFGHTGFTGTSLWVDQQEELVVALLTNVVHYGRNHNMRQIRPELHSLIHESLI
- a CDS encoding ABC transporter permease; the protein is MSEIISRLKKDKVGLVGVIGVLLVLVMGFIGPLVTPHDPTEMYKSHTLEGPSATHWFGTDDFGRDIFSRVMQGARVSLYVGLISVGIGATLGFLFGLIAGFFQGWVDNVIMRIMDILFAFPDILLALTIVAVLGPSLRNTMVAIGIVFTPVFTRTVRAAVISVKEMEFITSARSIGVKTHKVIFKHVSPNILAPFIVQITLALSGAILTEAALSFLGLGIQPPEPSWGSMLNASRQYMEIAPWIAIFPAIFIIITIFCFNLLGDSLRDILDPKLNS
- a CDS encoding ABC transporter ATP-binding protein; the encoded protein is MAEPLLKIEELETFFPIKSGIFKRTVAHVKAVNNISFDVKEKETFSLVGESGCGKSTLGRSILRILEPTGGKVLFDNENILNYSSSELRKLRRDVQLVFQDPYSSLNPRMSVRELVSEPLFTHFSISKEEANQQVDEMLEKVGLPLEQAERYPHQFSGGQRQRISIARAFILKPKFVVADEPVSALDVSIQAQILKLLMQLQEEFNMTYLFISHDLNVVKHISDRVGVMYLGKMMEMTDTDSIYDQPLHPYTQALLSAVPKSDPLEEKERVILKGDVPSPANPPSGCPFHQRCPKAMDECTTIEPEFKEVKENHFVACHLY
- a CDS encoding ABC transporter ATP-binding protein, giving the protein MDNVLEIKNLHIDVKKDDSTYNVVKDVNVSIGKQQIYGIVGESGSGKSLTALSIMGLLANPPLHVSKGSITFEGNRELLDMSFKEMKKIRGKEISMIFQEPMTALDPLFTIQDQLMEALKFHTKLSKSEMKQACMDIVERVGIPRPKEVLKDYPHQLSGGMRQRIMIAIAMLCNPKLLLADEPTTALDVTIQAQILDLMKELREDFETSILMITHDLGVIAETCQRVAVMYAGEVVEESDVVSLFHSPKHPYTKGLLKSMVSGNRHDDLYSIPGKVPSVDQMPSGCRFATRCPHVMDICHTQTPPVQEVETDHTCQCWLYQEELVKNG
- a CDS encoding ABC transporter substrate-binding protein encodes the protein MKSLKAFTFIALLAFVFILSACSSDSEAGGEGDGEGENASEDTVKLTMGSWRTEDKESYQKVIDKFQEENPNIEVEFKPSKNTEYNTILNTALKSGEGPDIIHLRPYAPGIELADNGYLEPLDDLEGLDKFPESSLAASKGSDGKQYGVPLNISTTQIFYNKKIFEELNLEEPKTWEEFMQINKTLKEEGYTPISLGTKEGWLLSLAHGMIGPAHYGANEFVDNITAGETSFTSDKFVNSIKAMDELKPYLPKNYEGLGMEDIRTMFFTGDSAMFPMGSWEIEVLREMNPDLELDFFPMPSAVGKEPTITTWVDGSYAINANSEHKEAAKKFLQFMTTEEFGKMFTEEFKMISAIPGIESEDQLVNDLGKAADENSTPYLFLVHFSGGNPSTKTTIETELQGMYLGERTPEQVAEAVQKNAESWYEPLQK
- a CDS encoding MurR/RpiR family transcriptional regulator translates to MTSQLQLIQEHLETLKPSEKKVAAYILQQPEEVMNSSVHKVAEQTEVSVATIVRLAKKLNCKGFQDLKLKIAYDMAKGNHEKEYYEDIPKEDSIQGLMHSVSQSNIQSIQNSMQVLSEEELEKAIDLISNARIVAIYGIGASGVIARDFKQKLTRINKWCEAAEDRDTQVTISANLTEADVAIGVSYSGQTLDIIESLNVAKENGANIISLTKYGENDVTALADVKLQTTSLEGDIRSGATSSRIATLNVIDMLYLGVTRFNKEDNIEALERTRKAVEVLKKNV